The Lycorma delicatula isolate Av1 chromosome 2, ASM4794821v1, whole genome shotgun sequence DNA window TTGGACAATGATAGTGACTTGTCTGATAATATTTCTCTAAAGGTAGAAGAGAAACCTATAGTTGTAAGTGGCAGCGAAGATCTTAATGGTGGTGATGAAAATGCTGATTCTACTAGTTTATCATCTAAAATGGTAGGTAAACAAACATCAAGTAAGATCAgttctaataaaagtaaaattaaggaaCATGGTACAGGTGTTACAAAGTTATTTGAGCAAAATctggaaactataaaaaaacaatcttttattgTACCAAAAGAACCATTGAGTGATGATGAACATAGCAATGAAGGAGcagtttatttttgtagttgGTGTAAAATTTCAAGAGCTGCTCAAGGAAACCTGTGCTTAGTATGCTccagaaaacaaagaaaagcaTTTGCAGGATTACATTCTGGAAGAACATGCCGTGTCTTTCTTACTGATTTCAAACTTTGGAGTAATGAATTGGATGGAATTACAAGAAATGAGAGTAATGATAATCAACaaaatatgaaagttatttcTACAtctaattcaaaaaatgttaaaaggaaGAGATCTGATGCACAATCTTCTAGTAAGGAAACTGACTCTGAAGAGACACAAAgacttaagaaaacaaaaataacttcagAAAAATCACCACAAAAAAGGAGAAATTCCAATATTTCATTAGCATCTACTGAGAGTTACattgagaaagaaagaaaaaccagAAGGAATCACTTAGATTCTAAACTGAATGACTTTGTTGTTGATGGtaattcagattttaataaaaaattaatcagatcTAGACTGAAGCGTAAAAGATCTGATTCAGTCTCTTCCTCATGTTCTGAAATAAACAGTCAAAGTGAAAGTTCATTGAAAGAAAGTTTAGGGAAGGAATGTAGTTTATTAAAtccaaacaagaaaaagaaagaaaccatttttgataataatttgcaAAATGATTTAAAGCTAAAACTACCTCATGGATGGGTagttaaagtagaaaatattgaTTCTAAGTTAGTtgattttcaattaatgaaagaaaatgttaaaggtGAGGCTTCTTTAAACCAGATAACAAGATTGGCTTTGTCCAAAGAGAAGGTTTGTAAAAAACCTGGTCCTAAATCAAAAACATGTGCAGATAATGCTGGAAAACAAAATGATTTCTTGAGTAATTGTaatgaaattcaagaaattaaagcATCTTCAAATAAAGACACAAGGCTAAAAACCTTAAAACTGAAATTGGGTCCAAAGTCAAGAAAATGGACTGCAGTTGAAAAACAGAGCTATTCCTCTTCtgatattgaagaaataaatgaaaataaaacagtacCTCGTGGTATTCACAAACCAGGACCTAGATCTAGAGTGGGTTTGTTGTATGTTAAAAAACAGACTGATTTATCTGATGATAGTAGTGAAGAGAAAGTTACAACTACTGAAGTTAAAATATCAAgaactaaattgaaaataattgtttctaaaaatcaaattgaacAGACTGCCAGAGATAATGAACTTAATGAAAAAACTTCTCTTTCTATAGTTACGAAACCTGAACCTAATACAGAATGTAATTTGGGATCACTGGTTTCTGCTTTTGAAAAAGAAACTGATTTATCTCAATGTAATAGTGATGATAAGGAGAAAGTCATGACTTCTTCTGAAGTTTGGAAATCGGAACCAAAATCTAGAGTAGTAGTGTCCACTGTTGGGAAATGTCCATCTGataatagtagtagtattaaATATGACAGTGAAAAAGCCAGTACATTGTCTAAAGTTCAGAAACctagtcctaaatcaaaaaagCTTGTGtgcgttgaaaaaaaaattgatccatCTGATAGTGATAGTGAAATTAAAGAGAATGATGTGGCTACTGAGGTCCAAAAATTGGATCTGAAGTCAAGAACAGTTATGCTACTTAGTGGAGAAGAAACTGATTCATCTGTGAGTAGTGATGaacttgaagaaaaaatttcagcCTTTAAAGTTGAGAAAAAAATAGGACCTAAATCTAAAACACAGGTGTttgttaagaaagaaatttattcatcAGACAGTGATagtgaaattaaagaagaaactgTGGTTTCTGATGTAGAGAAATTAAAGATTGATTCTTCTAAATGTAAAAAGATTAGTAAATACAGGAATTCTTTTCATGAGAGTATTGATGGAAATGTTAATGAGAGatctattataaatagtaataattcaaaatatgtttGTAACAAATGCAATCAGGCGTTTTTAACAGTAGTTGAAAGAAAACAGCATGAGTTAGAGCACAGTGGAATTCCAAAAGTTACACTAGAGAAGTTTTCTGTGTctacaataacaaaatttcaaaagaatgatCAGCTGTCTAACACAGTTTTTGTTAATGGTGATGAAGTAGTGGAATATGATTTACTGTCAGAAAATATGAACAATtgcaaagaagaaattaatattaccaAAGAACAGGAAGATTTGCTTTTAAATGAAAGTGTTTTATCAAATTCTGAAAACAATGTAGACCTAAAAgaaaatgcaaatgaaaattGTACTGTTGATGATGATACAGGTGATTGTGTCAAAAGTTCTATTGAAGATAAttctagtaatttaaaatatttagttataaaaccTAGGATGAACCAAGGATCCAGAGAAGATGCCAGTGGATTTCCTGTGAGTACTGAGAATGTACAGAGTGAAAAAGTGAAGCatcagaataatgaaaaaactgaagAATGTCTGAATGATCATGTTGAACATCACATAAAAGGTGCTACTAAAGACTTCACTAATCAGGACAGTGAAGATGAAAATGAATATTCTGAActtcaaaataagaataatattgaaGATTTTATACTTCAGAGTTATGAAAATGATATGCAATCTCATAGTAAAGATTCATATGATCACATTAAAGAGAATTTGGAAGATGTAGAGAATCAGAATGAGAGCAGTGATTTAATTCAGGGTAGTGAAGATgttcaattacaaaataagcaTAGTGAAGGTATTTTAAGGCAGGACAATAAAAATGATGTGCAACCTTCTAGTGGAGATTCAGATGATAATGCTAACAAGCTTACAGATGTTGAGAATAAAAACGAGTGTAGTGATATAATTCAAGATAGTGAAGatgttgaattacaaaataaGCGTAAGGAAGACGTTCTGAAGCAAGACAATAATAATGATGTGCAACCTCATAGTGAAAATTCATATGATAATGTTAATGAGCATATGGAAGAAGTTGAGAATCAAAATGAGAATAGTGATATAATTCGAGATAGTGaagttgaattacaaaataaGCATAATGAAGATGGTATGCAGCAAGACAATACAAATGAAGATGTGCAACCTCATAGTGAAAATTCAGATGATATTGTTAGTGAGCATATGGAAGAAGTTGAGAATCAAAATGATAATAGTGATATAATTCGAGATAGTGAAGttgttgaattacaaaataaGCATAATGAAGATGGTATGCAGCAAGACAGTAAAAATGAAGATGTGCAACCTCATAGTGAAAATTCATATGATAATGTTAATGAGCATATGGAAGAAGTTGAGAATCAAAATGAGAATAATGATATAATTCGAGATAGTGaagttgaattacaaaataaGCATAATGAAGATGGTATGCAGCAAGACAGTAAAAATGAAGATGTGCAACCTCATAGTGAAAATTCATATGATAATGTTAATGAGCATATGGAAGAAGTTGAGAATCAAAATGAGAATAGTGATATAATTCGAGATAGTGAAGttgttgaattacaaaataaGCATAATGAAGATGGTATGCAGCAAGACAGTAAAAATGAAGATGTGCAACCTCATAGTGAAAATTCATATGATAATGTTAATGAGCATATGGAAGAAGTTGAGAATCAAAATGAGAATAATGATATAATTCAAGATAGTGaagttgaattacaaaataaGCATAATGAAGATGGTATGCAGCAagacaataaaaatgaagatgtGCAACCTCATTGTGAAAATTCAGATGATATTGTGAGCGAGCATATGGAAGAAGTTGAGAATCAAAATGAGAATAGTGATATAATTCGAGATAGTAAAGTTGTTGAATTGCAAAATAAGCATAATGAAGATGGTATGCAGCAagacaataaaaatgaagatgtGCAACCTCATAGTGAAAATTCAGATGATATTGTTAGCGAGCATTTGGAAGAAGTTGAGAATCAAAATGAGAATAGTGATATAATTCAAGATAGTGAAGttgttgaattacaaaataaGCATAATGAAGATGGTATGCAGCAAGACAGTAAAAATGAAGATGTGCAACCTCATAGTGAAAATTCAGATGATATTGTTAGCGAGCATTTGGAAGAAGTTGAGAATCAAAATGAGAATAGTAATATAATTCGAGATAGTGAAGttgttgaattacaaaataaGCATAATGAAGTTGTTGTGCAGCAagataataaagatgaaaatttgcAACCTCATAGTGAATATTCAGATGATAATATCAATGAGTGTATGAAAGATATTGAACATAAAAATGATATCAGGGACATAAGACAACAAAAGGAagattttgaattacaaaataaccTATGTAAGGAAGATCTTAAACAGCAGGCCGATAAAAATGAAGGTATACAGTACCATAATCAAGATTCAAATGATAATGTAAAAGAGCATATAGAAGATGTTAAACATCAAAATGATAGcagtgaaaatgaaagtgatgttgaagtacaaaataaacataaggAAGGTGTTTCGCAGCAGGGCAATAAAATTGAAGATATGAGATGTCATATTGAAGAATGTATGGAAGATTATAGCCATAAAAATGACAACTGTGATATAAGACAGCTCAGTGAAGATGCTGATCATCAAAATAGGAATAGTATGGAAGGTGTTCCACAAAAGAGTGGAAAAAATGAAGACTTGCAACCTTGTAGTGAAGATTCAGATGTCTATGTTAAAGAGCAGATGGATGATGTGGCTGAAGGTATTCAATGTGAAGAAGAGATTAAAAATACTGAAGTgcttaatgaaaatattgtgcATCAAAATAAGTCTGAAGATATAGTAGAGAAAGATAAAGATGAGTGTGATTAAAATGTAGATGTAGATGAGTTTGTAAAAGATTTGAATGAAAGTTAAAATGAAGATGGAGATAATATTACTGGCAAAACTgttgaagaaattataattggTAACTCTACATGAGAAAAAGTTAACATTTCAGTTTTATCAGATAATAAGAAGGTTGTAGTAGGATAGACAAAATTTCTAGTAAAAAGTTGAAAGTAATGGACATTGTTTTGTGTTCTATGAATGAAGAGTGCGTTTTAGAGAACAAAACTGCTGATAAGACAGTTATGTAAAAGTGTATATGTTACAGTAAATGTAGATGTTATGAAAATGTGATATATAAAAGTGGTGTTATGTAAAGAATGTAACTAAGATGTTATCAATCCTTTCATACGAGTATGGTGTAATTCAAAACAGAAGTGACAAATGTTTTGTCACAGAACTGCAAACATTAAAAGTTGCATAAGGAGTgtgttatattttgtgtatacCTAAAACATATGTCCTGATTAcgtaattgaaataaatcttatagTGTTTCAGTGATACAGAATGTTCTTCTATGTAGAGTGTACTCTACTGTCAGATGATTTAGGGGTTTTTCTTGTacaatttactttcatttaaactCTTAAATCTTGAATAAGTCGGGACTTAAAATGCTAATCTGTGAAGTGTATACAGAAAATAAACTGGAACTTGAGATAAGAAAATAGGCTAGTTAGTTATTAACAGTAGTTAATTGTGGTTAACAGTAGTTAAGTGTATTATTAACAGTACTCTCACTTGTTAGTTTTTAAGATgtgtatattgaattttttttatataaatattttataagtgaaGTTTGAAAGGATAATGTTAACAACTTCTCCAAAAGGGTTTGAAAATCAGTCATCTTTTATTCACTCCCTGATACAAAGAATGAGAAGCACCCAAATCTTTTGCTAACCAACCAAACAGCTT harbors:
- the LOC142319100 gene encoding uncharacterized protein LOC142319100 isoform X1; amino-acid sequence: MVLNEKCLVCDVEQESIIDVLEYIDVINDILPFTINKYDSVNRRICHSCVFDLSLCVELFGKYRKFKSLAKGNKCFLCLKGGTNFCVTGDVYHAIRSVENSLILKNILPRDGLIREGSSWINIKKRLKQRKVCHQCYFLIDTAHNLYKKVKRINNSVLECIDNELESNEEQENELEEDSENYSGEEDDDDVEQNNPKVEKENDTKDWRLKQIKDETNGEEEEDCYVKLNVINSNANVSDQEEYSEISEHDIIKNIKQEPVEEVNQEEMRRQTRRSGESNADTKFENTVQVIKKEVEDSEDHYPHVPVQKGGRKPNQSTGTKVGGSGIKRGKRQLKQEITVSSTDDSESDRSGNDSLSIKEGCDDDLDNDSDLSDNISLKVEEKPIVVSGSEDLNGGDENADSTSLSSKMVGKQTSSKISSNKSKIKEHGTGVTKLFEQNLETIKKQSFIVPKEPLSDDEHSNEGAVYFCSWCKISRAAQGNLCLVCSRKQRKAFAGLHSGRTCRVFLTDFKLWSNELDGITRNESNDNQQNMKVISTSNSKNVKRKRSDAQSSSKETDSEETQRLKKTKITSEKSPQKRRNSNISLASTESYIEKERKTRRNHLDSKLNDFVVDGNSDFNKKLIRSRLKRKRSDSVSSSCSEINSQSESSLKESLGKECSLLNPNKKKKETIFDNNLQNDLKLKLPHGWVVKVENIDSKLVDFQLMKENVKGEASLNQITRLALSKEKVCKKPGPKSKTCADNAGKQNDFLSNCNEIQEIKASSNKDTRLKTLKLKLGPKSRKWTAVEKQSYSSSDIEEINENKTVPRGIHKPGPRSRVGLLYVKKQTDLSDDSSEEKVTTTEVKISRTKLKIIVSKNQIEQTARDNELNEKTSLSIVTKPEPNTECNLGSLVSAFEKETDLSQCNSDDKEKVMTSSEVWKSEPKSRVVVSTVGKCPSDNSSSIKYDSEKASTLSKVQKPSPKSKKLVCVEKKIDPSDSDSEIKENDVATEVQKLDLKSRTVMLLSGEETDSSVSSDELEEKISAFKVEKKIGPKSKTQVFVKKEIYSSDSDSEIKEETVVSDVEKLKIDSSKCKKISKYRNSFHESIDGNVNERSIINSNNSKYVCNKCNQAFLTVVERKQHELEHSGIPKVTLEKFSVSTITKFQKNDQLSNTVFVNGDEVVEYDLLSENMNNCKEEINITKEQEDLLLNESVLSNSENNVDLKENANENCTVDDDTGDCVKSSIEDNSSNLKYLVIKPRMNQGSREDASGFPVSTENVQSEKVKHQNNEKTEECLNDHVEHHIKGATKDFTNQDSEDENEYSELQNKNNIEDFILQSYENDMQSHSKDSYDHIKENLEDVENQNESSDLIQGSEDVQLQNKHSEGILRQDNKNDVQPSSGDSDDNANKLTDVENKNECSDIIQDSEDVELQNKRKEDVLKQDNNNDVQPHSENSYDNVNEHMEEVENQNENSDIIRDSEVELQNKHNEDGMQQDNTNEDVQPHSENSDDIVSEHMEEVENQNDNSDIIRDSEVVELQNKHNEDGMQQDSKNEDVQPHSENSYDNVNEHMEEVENQNENNDIIRDSEVELQNKHNEDGMQQDSKNEDVQPHSENSYDNVNEHMEEVENQNENSDIIRDSEVVELQNKHNEDGMQQDSKNEDVQPHSENSYDNVNEHMEEVENQNENNDIIQDSEVELQNKHNEDGMQQDNKNEDVQPHCENSDDIVSEHMEEVENQNENSDIIRDSKVVELQNKHNEDGMQQDNKNEDVQPHSENSDDIVSEHLEEVENQNENSDIIQDSEVVELQNKHNEDGMQQDSKNEDVQPHSENSDDIVSEHLEEVENQNENSNIIRDSEVVELQNKHNEVVVQQDNKDENLQPHSEYSDDNINECMKDIEHKNDIRDIRQQKEDFELQNNLCKEDLKQQADKNEGIQYHNQDSNDNVKEHIEDVKHQNDSSENESDVEVQNKHKEGVSQQGNKIEDMRCHIEECMEDYSHKNDNCDIRQLSEDADHQNRNSMEGVPQKSGKNEDLQPCSEDSDVYVKEQMDDVAEGIQCEEEIKNTEVLNENIVHQNKSEDIVEKDKDECD
- the LOC142319100 gene encoding uncharacterized protein LOC142319100 isoform X2 gives rise to the protein MVLNEKCLVCDVEQESIIDVLEYIDVINDILPFTINKYDSVNRRICHSCVFDLSLCVELFGKYRKFKSLAKGNKCFLCLKGGTNFCVTGDVYHAIRSVENSLILKSNEEQENELEEDSENYSGEEDDDDVEQNNPKVEKENDTKDWRLKQIKDETNGEEEEDCYVKLNVINSNANVSDQEEYSEISEHDIIKNIKQEPVEEVNQEEMRRQTRRSGESNADTKFENTVQVIKKEVEDSEDHYPHVPVQKGGRKPNQSTGTKVGGSGIKRGKRQLKQEITVSSTDDSESDRSGNDSLSIKEGCDDDLDNDSDLSDNISLKVEEKPIVVSGSEDLNGGDENADSTSLSSKMVGKQTSSKISSNKSKIKEHGTGVTKLFEQNLETIKKQSFIVPKEPLSDDEHSNEGAVYFCSWCKISRAAQGNLCLVCSRKQRKAFAGLHSGRTCRVFLTDFKLWSNELDGITRNESNDNQQNMKVISTSNSKNVKRKRSDAQSSSKETDSEETQRLKKTKITSEKSPQKRRNSNISLASTESYIEKERKTRRNHLDSKLNDFVVDGNSDFNKKLIRSRLKRKRSDSVSSSCSEINSQSESSLKESLGKECSLLNPNKKKKETIFDNNLQNDLKLKLPHGWVVKVENIDSKLVDFQLMKENVKGEASLNQITRLALSKEKVCKKPGPKSKTCADNAGKQNDFLSNCNEIQEIKASSNKDTRLKTLKLKLGPKSRKWTAVEKQSYSSSDIEEINENKTVPRGIHKPGPRSRVGLLYVKKQTDLSDDSSEEKVTTTEVKISRTKLKIIVSKNQIEQTARDNELNEKTSLSIVTKPEPNTECNLGSLVSAFEKETDLSQCNSDDKEKVMTSSEVWKSEPKSRVVVSTVGKCPSDNSSSIKYDSEKASTLSKVQKPSPKSKKLVCVEKKIDPSDSDSEIKENDVATEVQKLDLKSRTVMLLSGEETDSSVSSDELEEKISAFKVEKKIGPKSKTQVFVKKEIYSSDSDSEIKEETVVSDVEKLKIDSSKCKKISKYRNSFHESIDGNVNERSIINSNNSKYVCNKCNQAFLTVVERKQHELEHSGIPKVTLEKFSVSTITKFQKNDQLSNTVFVNGDEVVEYDLLSENMNNCKEEINITKEQEDLLLNESVLSNSENNVDLKENANENCTVDDDTGDCVKSSIEDNSSNLKYLVIKPRMNQGSREDASGFPVSTENVQSEKVKHQNNEKTEECLNDHVEHHIKGATKDFTNQDSEDENEYSELQNKNNIEDFILQSYENDMQSHSKDSYDHIKENLEDVENQNESSDLIQGSEDVQLQNKHSEGILRQDNKNDVQPSSGDSDDNANKLTDVENKNECSDIIQDSEDVELQNKRKEDVLKQDNNNDVQPHSENSYDNVNEHMEEVENQNENSDIIRDSEVELQNKHNEDGMQQDNTNEDVQPHSENSDDIVSEHMEEVENQNDNSDIIRDSEVVELQNKHNEDGMQQDSKNEDVQPHSENSYDNVNEHMEEVENQNENNDIIRDSEVELQNKHNEDGMQQDSKNEDVQPHSENSYDNVNEHMEEVENQNENSDIIRDSEVVELQNKHNEDGMQQDSKNEDVQPHSENSYDNVNEHMEEVENQNENNDIIQDSEVELQNKHNEDGMQQDNKNEDVQPHCENSDDIVSEHMEEVENQNENSDIIRDSKVVELQNKHNEDGMQQDNKNEDVQPHSENSDDIVSEHLEEVENQNENSDIIQDSEVVELQNKHNEDGMQQDSKNEDVQPHSENSDDIVSEHLEEVENQNENSNIIRDSEVVELQNKHNEVVVQQDNKDENLQPHSEYSDDNINECMKDIEHKNDIRDIRQQKEDFELQNNLCKEDLKQQADKNEGIQYHNQDSNDNVKEHIEDVKHQNDSSENESDVEVQNKHKEGVSQQGNKIEDMRCHIEECMEDYSHKNDNCDIRQLSEDADHQNRNSMEGVPQKSGKNEDLQPCSEDSDVYVKEQMDDVAEGIQCEEEIKNTEVLNENIVHQNKSEDIVEKDKDECD